One Aegilops tauschii subsp. strangulata cultivar AL8/78 chromosome 7, Aet v6.0, whole genome shotgun sequence genomic window carries:
- the LOC141027173 gene encoding uncharacterized protein → MDPVTASRHVSNRIQEQPNADDLQLGRAMRAAKLRDVEASTGWFEKENFMEIIAQEWAKPISGRLSIERWQNKIRHLRQFLRGWARNESGIYKQEKERLTQLIDALDLKAEVNILNVAERRSKSEAEQRLRALLREEELKWALRAKVLKVVQGDDNTQFFHMIANGKHRKKKIIQLEQDEGTIVGHENLKAYISNYYKQLFGPPEASKVSLNELVIGDIPQLRSEENDILFAPFTEKEVLDAISHMKPNKAPGPDGFPAEF, encoded by the exons ATGGATCCGGTGACGGCTAGCAGGCATGTCAGCAACCGGATCCAGGAGCAACCAAATGCGGATGACCTGCAGTTAGGGCGTGCCATGAGGGCGGCCAAGCTTCGAGATGTCGAGGCATCTACAG GTTGGTTCGAGAAAGAGAACTTCATGGAGATCATTGCACAAGAATGGGCAAAGCCTATTAGTGGACGATTAAGTATTGAGAGATGGCAAAACAAAATTAGACATCTGAGACAATTCTTACGAGGTTGGGCCAGAAACGAGAGTGGGATATACAAACAAGAAAAAGAGCGACTCACCCAGTTAATAGATGCTCTGGATTTAAAAGCAGAAGTAAACATTCTTAATGTAGCTGAGCGGAGATCGAAATCTGAAGCCGAGCAACGCTTACGAGCTCTTCTTAGAGAAGAGGAGCTCAAATGGGCATTGCGTGCTAAGGTGCTTAAGGTTGTCCAAGGGGATGACAATACAcaattctttcacatgattgCAAATGGGAAACATAGGAAGAAGAAAATAATACAGCTTGAGCAGGACGAAGGGACAATTGTGGGTCATGAGAATCTGAAAGCTTATATCTCTAATTATTATAAACAACTTTTCGGGCCTCCGGAAGCGAGCAAGGTGTCCCTTAATGAACTTGTTATTGGAGATATCCCTCAACTTCGGTCGGAGGAGAATGATATTCTATTTGCACCGTTTACTGAGAAAGAGGTTCTAGATGCAATTTCACATATGAAACCGAATAAAGCACCGGGACCAGATGGGTTTCCCGCGGAATTCTAA